One Solibacillus sp. R5-41 DNA segment encodes these proteins:
- a CDS encoding DUF2268 domain-containing putative Zn-dependent protease (predicted Zn-dependent protease with a strongly conserved HExxH motif) — MDKVELLNLVPKFLAFYQMANKSDIDKEKRWTLWEEHYNFAAVPPGEEGKVIARNLLEGAWESYSEHLLNLEQWEPNQERINHYLAKIKALLGYDQPINLVVVYFVGGFENNPFVAPFDEKRLALCLPIENGDSDILLSHELTHIVHSHTANLTAKWERTIASTIIQEGLATQVSKFLVPGDLDEHYIEHKKGWFETCNEHKWEIIKGTLPFLEDSSSEAVTRFTFGNGTTNNEREVYFVGWEIVQYLLGEGVSFKELATIQEGDIPNYLREVYPLFLTNEVVDPSSN, encoded by the coding sequence TTGGATAAAGTTGAATTGCTCAATTTGGTACCTAAGTTCTTAGCCTTTTACCAAATGGCTAACAAGTCTGATATTGATAAAGAAAAAAGATGGACACTATGGGAAGAACATTATAACTTTGCTGCAGTTCCTCCTGGTGAGGAAGGGAAAGTAATTGCCAGGAATTTGTTAGAAGGAGCTTGGGAAAGCTACAGTGAACATTTATTAAATCTTGAACAATGGGAACCGAATCAGGAGAGAATTAATCATTACCTAGCAAAAATAAAAGCACTGTTGGGCTATGACCAACCAATTAATTTAGTTGTTGTTTATTTTGTTGGCGGATTTGAAAACAACCCTTTTGTTGCTCCTTTTGACGAAAAGCGTTTAGCACTATGCCTTCCTATTGAAAATGGAGATTCTGATATATTACTATCACACGAACTGACACATATAGTTCATTCACATACTGCAAATTTAACTGCAAAGTGGGAACGAACAATTGCCTCAACTATAATACAAGAAGGATTAGCAACTCAGGTAAGTAAATTTTTAGTTCCTGGCGATCTAGATGAGCATTATATTGAACATAAAAAGGGGTGGTTCGAGACCTGTAATGAACATAAATGGGAAATAATTAAAGGTACCCTCCCATTCTTGGAAGATTCTTCATCTGAAGCGGTAACAAGGTTTACATTTGGCAACGGAACAACTAATAACGAAAGAGAAGTTTACTTTGTTGGTTGGGAAATCGTACAATACCTATTAGGGGAAGGTGTATCTTTTAAAGAATTAGCAACTATACAAGAAGGTGATATACCTAAT
- a CDS encoding vitamin B12-dependent ribonucleotide reductase codes for MASVLEQTIQIDQLNQDIEQFPQVHPITSDMHITHKGVSRLVMIDRYSFKDTEKKTLKAGDFVVLTVKQDPKFPARGLGIIQSIDHENKMASIMIEADYRNVLDESEQATGIIVRSLDIIEKPLEIYYEQIAKRNATGLASVEKTEEKRQEWFGKFYEQLVGLKFIPAGRVIYGAGSETEVTFFNCYVMPFVADSREGISDHRKQVMEIMSRGGGVGTNGSTLRPRNTLARGVNGKSSGSVSWLDDIAKLTHLVEQGGSRRGAQMIMLADWHPDIVEFIISKMQNPRILRYLIENTADESIIRLAKEKLKFKPLTQQEDAMYQGIVNYKSIEGFGGFSQAIIRDAETKLRDGGTYSVHNPEFLTGANISVTLTKEFMAAVENDEEFPLRFPDVANYTPEQMKIYNEKWHEVGDVREWEKLGYPVRTHRTIKAKELWNLVNICATYAAEPGIFFIDNANDMTNARSYGQQVVATNPCGEQPLAPYSVCNLAAVNLAQFANKETKTVDYEALRQTVQVGVRMQDNVIDATPYFLEDNKKQALGERRVGLGVMGLADLLIYCEKEYGSDEGNALVDEIFKTIAIAAYEQSIELGKERGSFPFLQGATDAETARLREAFTNTGFMKKMPEHIREGVIANGIRNSHLLTVAPTGSTGTMVGVATGLEPYFSFTYYRSGRLGKFIEVKAEIVKEYLEANPGMDENNLPNWFKSSMELSAEAHADVQCIIQNWIDSSISKTVNAPKGYTVEQVQSVYERLYKGGAKGGTVYVDGSRDSQVLTLKAEEANTDEQMEFEELKQEEVVVKRQVVLVDTIKPLSETDVTIGSEVGNTCPVCRQGTVEEMGGCNTCTNCGAQLKCGL; via the coding sequence ATGGCAAGTGTATTAGAGCAAACCATCCAAATTGATCAGTTAAATCAAGATATCGAACAATTCCCGCAGGTGCATCCGATTACATCCGATATGCATATTACGCATAAAGGGGTGTCTCGCCTTGTAATGATTGATCGTTATTCTTTTAAGGATACGGAAAAGAAAACGTTAAAAGCAGGAGATTTTGTCGTATTAACGGTCAAACAAGATCCGAAATTCCCTGCACGTGGCCTTGGAATTATCCAATCGATTGACCATGAAAACAAGATGGCCTCGATTATGATTGAAGCAGATTATCGAAATGTATTGGACGAGAGTGAGCAAGCAACGGGTATTATTGTACGTTCATTAGATATTATCGAAAAGCCTTTAGAAATCTATTACGAGCAAATTGCTAAACGAAACGCAACAGGTTTAGCATCTGTAGAAAAGACCGAAGAAAAACGTCAAGAATGGTTTGGAAAGTTTTATGAGCAGCTTGTAGGATTGAAGTTTATTCCAGCTGGCCGTGTCATTTATGGAGCAGGTTCTGAAACTGAAGTAACATTCTTTAACTGTTATGTTATGCCTTTTGTAGCGGATTCTCGTGAAGGCATTAGTGATCACCGTAAGCAAGTAATGGAAATTATGAGTCGTGGTGGTGGTGTTGGTACAAACGGATCAACGCTACGTCCTCGTAATACATTAGCGCGCGGAGTTAATGGGAAATCATCTGGTTCAGTTAGCTGGTTGGATGATATTGCGAAATTAACGCATCTTGTAGAGCAAGGTGGTTCACGACGCGGTGCACAAATGATCATGTTAGCAGATTGGCATCCAGATATCGTGGAATTTATTATTTCTAAAATGCAAAACCCACGTATTTTACGTTATTTAATTGAGAATACAGCGGATGAATCGATTATCCGTTTAGCGAAAGAAAAGCTAAAATTCAAGCCGTTAACACAGCAAGAAGATGCGATGTATCAAGGAATTGTTAACTATAAAAGCATTGAAGGCTTCGGTGGCTTTAGTCAAGCAATTATCCGTGATGCGGAAACAAAATTACGCGACGGGGGTACATACTCTGTACACAATCCGGAATTTTTAACAGGTGCGAATATTTCTGTAACATTAACGAAAGAATTTATGGCCGCTGTTGAAAATGATGAAGAATTCCCATTACGTTTCCCGGATGTGGCAAATTACACACCAGAGCAAATGAAAATCTACAACGAAAAATGGCATGAAGTAGGCGATGTTCGTGAATGGGAAAAGCTAGGCTATCCTGTTCGCACGCACCGTACAATTAAAGCAAAAGAGCTTTGGAACTTAGTGAATATTTGTGCAACGTATGCTGCCGAGCCAGGTATTTTCTTCATCGACAATGCGAACGATATGACCAATGCACGAAGCTATGGTCAACAAGTAGTTGCAACGAATCCGTGTGGAGAACAACCATTAGCTCCATATTCAGTATGTAACTTAGCTGCGGTAAACTTAGCGCAGTTTGCAAATAAAGAAACGAAAACAGTTGATTATGAAGCGTTACGTCAAACGGTTCAAGTGGGCGTACGTATGCAAGATAACGTAATTGACGCAACACCATATTTCTTAGAAGATAATAAAAAGCAAGCACTTGGTGAACGCCGTGTTGGTCTTGGTGTTATGGGTCTTGCCGATTTACTTATTTACTGTGAAAAAGAATACGGTTCAGATGAGGGTAATGCGCTTGTAGACGAAATCTTTAAAACGATCGCGATTGCCGCTTATGAACAATCAATTGAGCTTGGAAAAGAGCGCGGCAGCTTCCCGTTCTTACAAGGCGCAACAGATGCAGAAACTGCTCGTTTACGCGAAGCCTTTACAAATACAGGCTTTATGAAAAAAATGCCGGAGCACATTCGTGAAGGCGTGATCGCAAACGGTATTCGCAATTCGCACTTATTAACAGTTGCACCTACGGGATCAACTGGTACAATGGTCGGAGTTGCTACTGGTCTTGAGCCTTACTTCAGTTTCACTTACTACCGTTCAGGACGATTAGGTAAGTTTATCGAAGTAAAAGCAGAAATCGTGAAAGAATATTTAGAAGCAAATCCAGGTATGGATGAAAATAATTTACCAAACTGGTTCAAATCTTCAATGGAATTATCAGCAGAGGCACATGCCGATGTTCAATGTATTATCCAAAATTGGATCGACTCATCTATTTCGAAAACAGTGAATGCGCCAAAAGGTTATACAGTTGAGCAAGTGCAAAGTGTTTACGAGCGCTTATATAAAGGTGGAGCGAAAGGCGGTACAGTTTACGTGGACGGTTCACGTGACTCGCAAGTACTAACGCTAAAAGCCGAAGAAGCTAATACGGATGAGCAAATGGAATTTGAAGAATTAAAGCAAGAAGAAGTCGTAGTAAAACGCCAAGTCGTATTAGTGGATACAATTAAACCACTATCAGAAACGGACGTAACAATCGGTTCAGAAGTAGGAAACACATGTCCAGTATGCCGTCAAGGTACGGTAGAGGAAATGGGCGGCTGTAACACATGTACAAACTGTGGTGCCCAGCTAAAATGTGGTTTATAA
- a CDS encoding biotin/lipoate A/B protein ligase family protein, with translation MALDEALLDWHSEGSMPPIIRFYEWNPATLSIGYFQRAERDINLQAVKDQNLGFVRRPTGGRAVLHDQELTYSIIVSENYPNMPVTVTEAYRVLSEGLLLGFRKLGLDAYFSVPETQESLSDLKKPKSAVCFDAPSWYELVVEGKKVAGSAQTRQKGVILQHGAILLDLDEELLLSLFNFATPEAKEKMRLKLPEKAVAMNQLATTPFTIEQCVSAFSEGFEEALDIDLVPYELTAEQLQYVKQLEQNKYLTDNWNFRK, from the coding sequence ATGGCATTAGATGAAGCATTATTAGACTGGCATAGTGAGGGAAGTATGCCACCAATTATCCGTTTTTATGAATGGAACCCTGCGACGTTATCAATTGGTTACTTTCAACGAGCCGAGCGTGATATTAATTTGCAGGCGGTGAAGGATCAAAATTTAGGTTTTGTTCGTCGCCCAACAGGTGGACGTGCTGTATTACATGATCAAGAACTTACATATTCAATTATTGTTTCAGAAAACTATCCAAATATGCCTGTAACAGTAACAGAAGCGTATCGTGTATTGAGTGAGGGGTTATTACTTGGGTTTAGAAAATTAGGTTTAGATGCTTATTTTAGTGTTCCGGAAACGCAGGAAAGCTTATCTGATTTAAAAAAACCAAAAAGCGCGGTTTGTTTTGACGCGCCAAGTTGGTATGAATTGGTTGTGGAAGGGAAAAAAGTTGCTGGTAGTGCGCAAACTCGACAAAAGGGTGTTATACTTCAACATGGAGCAATTCTATTAGATCTTGATGAAGAATTATTGTTATCACTATTTAATTTTGCAACGCCTGAAGCGAAAGAGAAAATGCGTTTAAAATTGCCTGAGAAGGCGGTTGCGATGAATCAATTAGCAACAACACCTTTTACAATTGAACAATGTGTGAGCGCGTTCTCAGAAGGGTTTGAAGAGGCGCTGGACATTGACTTAGTTCCTTATGAATTAACGGCGGAACAACTTCAATATGTGAAACAGTTAGAGCAAAATAAATACTTGACAGACAATTGGAATTTCAGAAAATGA